The Bacteroidales bacterium sequence TCACGGCCAATGACCAACACCGCAATCAATGTCAATATGCAGAATATAAATATCGGGTAAGCAAACGAAGTATAAAAACGGATATCCAATAAACAGACAATAACGGCCAACAGTATCGCAGCAATGATCCAGACCAGTTGTTTTCCGTAACGTTGGGAAAAAGCAAAGATACTGGTATGTTGTTCGTCATACACGGCAGCATATATATTGAACCATCCCATCAATACCAGGATGAGATAAAGACCGATGGTGATCCAGTCAAGGCTGGTAATAAGATTAGTTTGCCGCCTCACGGTTATCGTATTTATTAAAGTTCAACATCCGGTCTTCCAGCCATGGGCGGGTTGTAGAACCAGTCAGGTATTTTTCTATCATCAGCGAAGCTACCGGAGCCGCCCATGTTCCTCCGTATCCTACATTTTCAACATATACGGCTATCGCTATTTTGGGTTTGTCCATGGGGGCAAAAGCCATAAAGGTAGCATGGGTATCCCCATGCGGATTTTCTGCCGTGCCGGTTTTTCCACACATATCGATTCCCGGAATGGCAACGGATCTTGCTGTTCCACCCGGACCTGTTACTGCTAAAAACATTCCTTCCCGTATAGGTCTGAAATGAGATGTATCTACTACCGTATAGCGCTTCTCGGCATATTTTTGAGGAATAGTATCACGGCCATTTATTTTTTTTATCAGATGGGGAACATGATAATAGCCACCATTGGCAATCAATGCGGCAAAATTAGCCATCTGAACCACGGTATTTCCCATTTCAGCCTGTCCGATGGATAAAGAAACAATGGTAAGAGACCTCCAGGATGTTGCTGTCGGAAAATACTTTTTGTCGTAGTATTCTACCGGGGGCACGTTTCCGGCTAACTCCTGAGGCAAATCTATGCCTAGTTTCTGTCCAAAGCCAAAGGACAGAATATCTTTACGCCATTCCATATAATTTTCACGGGTAGTTCCGGCGGATTGGTTATCCAGAAAATTTCTGAATACAAGAGCAAAATAGGTATTGCATGAATTGCCGATGGCTTGAGGTAAATTCAAAGGCGATCCATGATAATGGCATCTCTGTGAGAATCGTCCCACATAATATCCACCATGGCAACCGAATAATGTTGAGGGGGTGAGTGATCCCTGTTGTAAACCGACCAGACCCTGAGCGACTTTAAATGTCGATCCCGGAGGATAAAAGGCCATTACAGAACGGTCAAAAAGAGGCTTACTTGGAGCATTGTTCAATTTCCTGTAATTTTCAGACCGAATCCTGCCAACCAATAACGAAGGATCATAATTAGGCACAGAGACCATGGCCAGGATTTCTCCTGTAGATGGCTCAATAGCTACTACTGCGCCCCGCACTTTTGACATCAGTTTTTCCGCATAAACCTGTAATTCTGCATCAATAGTAATGGTTAAATCATTACCTACCACGGCCATAGTATCCATATCACCATTGCGGAAGGAATTTACAATACGATTGTGTACATCCACTAAATAAATATTTACACCTTTCTTTCCCCTGAGCTCTTTTTCGTAGTATTTTTCTATTCCTGTTTTTCCAATATAATCTCCTATTTTATAATAACCGTCCTGTTTGATCTCGGATGAATCGACTTCGGCAACATAACCCAGCAGGTGCGGAGCAATTGGAAGCACATAGTTCCGTAGCGTACGTGCCTGGACAAAAAAACCGGGGAATTTATATAGATGTTCCTGTAGTACTGCATAGGTCTCAGCCGACATCTGCTTAAGAAATAGGGATGGTCTGTATGAGGAATATCCGCGGTCCTTTTTTAACCGGGCAAAGGTTTCTTTCAATTCGGGAACAGTCAGACCCAGTATTTTCGCCAGTTCTGTAGTGTCAAACGGTTTCACATGTCGAGGGGTAACCATCAGGTCATAAGCGGCCTGATTGTTCACGATCTGCCGGCCGTTACGGTCCAGGATCAATCCTCGTGCAGGATATTGAGTCTGCAGACGTTGTGAATTGTTATCTGCGCTTATTTTATACGAAACATCGATCACCTGTAAAAAAAATAACCTGATGATCAGGATCAGGGCAACTAAAATAATGGTTCCGCCAATGACATATTTCCGTATATCGTACTGATTCATTTTGAACGTGCTGTAAGAAACTGACAAAGAAGTATCAGCAGGATGGTGAATATGCTACTGGCAACAGCCCGGAGAGTTGCGGGTAAAAAATCATTGAACCCGAATGATTCAACCCAGAAAAGTACCAGGTGATGCGCTAATACCAATATGGTAATATATTTCATGAACCAGGAAAAGCCCAAAGAAGGTACAGTAGGTGACATGCCGGGTTCGTATCCGTCATGGGGGGCAATAAAGCCTAACAGGTGAAACCGTAAATATGCCATAAAAACAGTGGCAATCGTATGATAACCTATTGTAGCGGAAGCAACATCGATCACCATTCCTATAGCAAAGGAAGACAATAACAATAGCCAGGCCGGTGTTTCAAAAGGCAACCATAATATAAACAAAACATACAGGTAGGGGTTGACAAATCCGCTGAACTGGATGTTGTTCAATATGAAAAGCTGTATGAAGACCAACAGCACAAACCGTAAAATATTTATCGATACAGTTCTGATCATTGGTCTCCGGATATTTGTTGTTCCAATAAATCCTGCTCCTCTTTCATATGATCTTCAATAACGGAAACATAGAATAATTTGCGAAAGTCCGTAGACAATAAAACTTTGATCGCATAAAAATTTCCATCCTTTTTACTGAATTCATCGACAATGCCGACCGAAATACCTTCGGGAAAGCTGTCCGAATAACCCGATACCACCAAGGTATCCCCGATTGCAACAGGTGCATGTAAAGGAATTTCATTCAGTAATGCATGGCGATATGAACGGCCATCCCATGTCAATGATCCGTAAAAATTATTTTTCTTGAATTTGGTACTTACCCTGAAATTCCGGTTGATGACAGGTAAAACCGTCGCGAAATGTTCAGATACCCCGTGAATAATACCGACAATACCATCAGGACAGGTCACAGCCATGTTTACTTTGATCCCTTGTCGCCTACCTTTATTTAAAGTGATGAAATTATATTGTTTGTTGACTGTGCTGTTGATCACTTCGGCATATAAGATCGAATATTTTTTGAAATAAAGCGAATCAAAAGATGCTACACGAGAAGAATCCAGATCATAAAATGCTTCGGACAAGCGATTACGGAGGGTTGTGTTTTCCTCCAGTAATTGCCGGTTAATTTCATTCAGATGAACATATTCCCGCCAGGTACTTACCTGTTCATAAACTCTCCCGGAAAAAGAGCCGGTAGCCCGGACAAATGAAATCCTTTGGATGTAATTGTTCTGAACCAGCAAGAATATAGCGATTCCCTCTAATAAAAGAAAGAGGAAAAATGTATAATGCTTCTGGAAAAAACGAAAAAGTGTACGCATTACATGATTGGTTCACCGTTCGGTGACAGCAAACAGTTCCGGATGAACAAAAACGACCGGTCGGCAACTGTTAGCTGCGAAGTATTATCGCATCAAG is a genomic window containing:
- the mrdA gene encoding penicillin-binding protein 2, which translates into the protein MNQYDIRKYVIGGTIILVALILIIRLFFLQVIDVSYKISADNNSQRLQTQYPARGLILDRNGRQIVNNQAAYDLMVTPRHVKPFDTTELAKILGLTVPELKETFARLKKDRGYSSYRPSLFLKQMSAETYAVLQEHLYKFPGFFVQARTLRNYVLPIAPHLLGYVAEVDSSEIKQDGYYKIGDYIGKTGIEKYYEKELRGKKGVNIYLVDVHNRIVNSFRNGDMDTMAVVGNDLTITIDAELQVYAEKLMSKVRGAVVAIEPSTGEILAMVSVPNYDPSLLVGRIRSENYRKLNNAPSKPLFDRSVMAFYPPGSTFKVAQGLVGLQQGSLTPSTLFGCHGGYYVGRFSQRCHYHGSPLNLPQAIGNSCNTYFALVFRNFLDNQSAGTTRENYMEWRKDILSFGFGQKLGIDLPQELAGNVPPVEYYDKKYFPTATSWRSLTIVSLSIGQAEMGNTVVQMANFAALIANGGYYHVPHLIKKINGRDTIPQKYAEKRYTVVDTSHFRPIREGMFLAVTGPGGTARSVAIPGIDMCGKTGTAENPHGDTHATFMAFAPMDKPKIAIAVYVENVGYGGTWAAPVASLMIEKYLTGSTTRPWLEDRMLNFNKYDNREAAN
- the mreC gene encoding rod shape-determining protein MreC → MRTLFRFFQKHYTFFLFLLLEGIAIFLLVQNNYIQRISFVRATGSFSGRVYEQVSTWREYVHLNEINRQLLEENTTLRNRLSEAFYDLDSSRVASFDSLYFKKYSILYAEVINSTVNKQYNFITLNKGRRQGIKVNMAVTCPDGIVGIIHGVSEHFATVLPVINRNFRVSTKFKKNNFYGSLTWDGRSYRHALLNEIPLHAPVAIGDTLVVSGYSDSFPEGISVGIVDEFSKKDGNFYAIKVLLSTDFRKLFYVSVIEDHMKEEQDLLEQQISGDQ